The genomic interval ATCTGGATCAAGATCAAACTCTTCTTTAAATTTCTCAGCAATTTCTACAGGCATATTGTTATAGAAATAATCAATAATCAATTTTTTACCAAAGTAATTACCACTTGCTTCATCCATTAAAATATATCCTAGAGAAGGTACTAACATCTCCATGTTCTTACCATCATAATAACAACTATTAGACCCCGTACCTAAAATACAAACTAAAGCAGGATCATTACCTGTTGCCGCGTAAACAGCCGCTAACATATCTTCTGAAATAACTATTTTTGCATTCACAAAAATAGATTCTAAAATAGTTTTTAAAATCTGAATAGGTTTTGGAGTACCACACCCAGCTCCATAAAAATGAATCTCTTCTACATCATCTTTAACATTAATTAATTGAAACATGTTAATGATTCTGTTATAAAGTTCTTCTGCTGGAACTATAGCAGGATTTAAACCAAGTGTCCTTGTTCTAAAAGCCTCTTCCTTATTTTTATTTATAGCAATCCAGTCTGCTTTTGTAGAACCTCCATCTGCAATTAAAATCATAATTATATTGTTTTACCCAAAGATATTACAACTAAAATTGATATACAATAGGAAATCAATATTCAATCGTTTTCGTATTAAATATTTTATTTTGATTGAGTATAACATTTATGAAACACGTTAAATTATTGTAAATTTGTATTAAAATAATGATATGATCTTTTTTAAAAAGAAAGAAATTCCTTTAATCAATTTTTTTCCAGATAGTTTTGTAGATATTCATTCACATTTACTACCAGGAATAGATGATGGAGCAAAAAATATAGAAACCTCTATAGCATTAATCACTAAGATGCACTCTTATGGTATTAAAAACATCATCACAACACCTCATGTATTGGGAGACCTTTATCAAAACTCTTCGGATACTATAAAAGACAAACTTAGAGAAGTACAAGCAGCACTGCAAAGAAAAAATATTACAGATGTTACCATAAATGCAGCTGCAGAATACATGATGGATGAGCAGTTTTCTGAATTATTAGAAAAAAATGACATCCTTACAATAAAAGACAATTATGTTTTGGTAGAAATGTCTTATTTCAGTGCGCCTATCAATCTTTATGAAATTCTCTTTGAAATACAAGTCAAAGGTTATAAGCCCGTTTTAGCACATCCAGAACGCTATAGTTTTCTTCACAATGACTTTAACCATTATTATAAATTAAAAAAAGCAGGATGTATGTTTCAGTTAAATTTATTATCCCTTACCGAGCAATATGGAAAAGGAGTGCAAAAAATTTCTGAAAAGATTTTAAAAGAAAATTTATATGATTTTGTTGGTACAGACACACATCATAACAATCATTTAGAACTTCTAAAAAAGATAGGCACTAAAAAGAATTTAGAAAAAATTAAGCACCTCTTAGATAATAATAAAAAATTCATATAAATTAACAAAAAAAGCATCCAAATGGATGCTTTTTTTATATGAATCTCTATTTAGC from Polaribacter sejongensis carries:
- a CDS encoding N-acetylglucosamine kinase, which translates into the protein MILIADGGSTKADWIAINKNKEEAFRTRTLGLNPAIVPAEELYNRIINMFQLINVKDDVEEIHFYGAGCGTPKPIQILKTILESIFVNAKIVISEDMLAAVYAATGNDPALVCILGTGSNSCYYDGKNMEMLVPSLGYILMDEASGNYFGKKLIIDYFYNNMPVEIAEKFKEEFDLDPDYIKKNLYREPNPNMYLASFAKFMFDFKEEKYIKEIITAGFQEFFKYRILPYNKTAETPIYFIGSIAHYFRDILEEMAGKNNLVITDVIQRPIDNLLEYHRNNIK
- a CDS encoding tyrosine-protein phosphatase, with product MIFFKKKEIPLINFFPDSFVDIHSHLLPGIDDGAKNIETSIALITKMHSYGIKNIITTPHVLGDLYQNSSDTIKDKLREVQAALQRKNITDVTINAAAEYMMDEQFSELLEKNDILTIKDNYVLVEMSYFSAPINLYEILFEIQVKGYKPVLAHPERYSFLHNDFNHYYKLKKAGCMFQLNLLSLTEQYGKGVQKISEKILKENLYDFVGTDTHHNNHLELLKKIGTKKNLEKIKHLLDNNKKFI